Proteins from one Niallia circulans genomic window:
- the holA gene encoding DNA polymerase III subunit delta, whose translation MMQEIWKKIKRQEFAPVYLMYGQESFLINETKQLLIQTALNPEEEDFNLSTYDLEEVSIELAIEDAETIPFFGDRKVVVLQNPFFLTSEKTKSKVEHDVKRLEAYLNEPSPYTIIVFTGSYEKLDERKKITKEMKKTAEILEAKKLNEQELKNWMKQRASYNKVELDNDALDSLLSIAGTNLFLLTSEVDKMALYVQDSKLITKEIVEELAAKSLEQNIFALVEKIMNKRIDEALRIYYDLLKQNEEPLKMLAIITNQFRLIYQVKALAKTGYGQQQIASVLKVHPFRVKLAAGQANRFTDEELTRCISMFAEADYQMKTSGMNKTMIIEMILFKLGQANRNA comes from the coding sequence ATGATGCAAGAAATTTGGAAAAAAATAAAAAGGCAGGAATTTGCGCCTGTTTATTTAATGTATGGGCAAGAGTCCTTTTTAATAAATGAAACAAAACAGCTATTAATTCAAACAGCATTAAATCCGGAAGAAGAGGACTTTAACCTATCGACGTATGATCTGGAGGAGGTCAGTATTGAGCTGGCAATTGAGGATGCGGAAACGATTCCGTTTTTCGGTGATAGAAAGGTTGTCGTCCTGCAAAATCCATTTTTCCTGACAAGTGAGAAAACAAAATCAAAAGTGGAACATGATGTAAAGAGACTGGAGGCATACTTAAACGAACCTTCTCCCTATACGATTATTGTTTTTACAGGAAGCTATGAAAAGCTGGATGAACGGAAAAAAATCACAAAAGAAATGAAAAAGACTGCTGAAATTCTCGAAGCAAAGAAATTAAATGAACAGGAATTAAAAAATTGGATGAAGCAAAGAGCTTCCTACAATAAAGTGGAATTAGACAATGATGCTCTCGATTCCCTTCTAAGTATTGCTGGGACAAATTTGTTTCTTCTGACAAGTGAAGTGGATAAAATGGCTCTTTATGTACAGGACTCAAAACTAATTACGAAGGAAATTGTCGAGGAGCTTGCAGCTAAGTCGCTGGAACAGAATATTTTCGCTCTTGTTGAGAAAATAATGAATAAAAGAATTGATGAGGCATTAAGGATATATTACGATCTATTAAAGCAAAATGAAGAGCCGTTAAAAATGCTTGCAATCATCACAAACCAATTCCGCCTTATTTATCAAGTGAAGGCACTAGCCAAAACAGGCTATGGACAGCAGCAAATCGCTTCTGTGTTAAAGGTTCATCCATTTCGAGTGAAGCTAGCAGCCGGCCAGGCAAACCGGTTTACTGATGAAGAATTGACAAGGTGTATCAGCATGTTTGCTGAGGCTGACTACCAGATGAAGACGAGCGGGATGAACAAGACAATGATTATTGAAATGATTCTGTTTAAATTAGGACAAGCTAATAGAAACGCATAG
- the rpsT gene encoding 30S ribosomal protein S20: MPNIKSAIKRVKTSNARNAQNTTVKSTMRTAVKKAEAAIASEDTNAANESFVVAASNLDKAASKGLIHKNAAARKKSRLAKRKNAINA; the protein is encoded by the coding sequence ATGCCAAACATTAAATCTGCTATTAAACGCGTAAAAACTAGCAACGCTCGTAACGCTCAAAACACTACAGTAAAATCAACAATGCGTACTGCTGTTAAAAAAGCAGAAGCTGCTATCGCTTCTGAAGATACTAATGCTGCGAACGAAAGCTTTGTAGTAGCTGCTAGCAACTTAGACAAGGCTGCTTCAAAAGGTCTTATCCATAAAAATGCTGCTGCTCGTAAAAAATCTCGTCTAGCTAAGAGAAAAAACGCGATCAATGCATAA
- the gpr gene encoding GPR endopeptidase produces MSEQLDLSMYAVRTDLAIEANELALSQRAHIQTEPNQSQLDGVIIKEKEENGIKVSYVEVTDKGEELIGKKKGKYLTLEVMGIRQQDSKLQAEVEKLFAKEFSQFLASNNISADASCLVVGLGNWNVTPDALGPQVCENILVTRHLFELQPQNVDKGYRPVSALSPGVMGLTGIETSDIIKGVVEKTNPDFVIVIDALASRSIDRVNSTIQISDTGIHPGSGVGNKRKELSKETLGRPVIAIGVPTVVDAVSITSDTIDYILKHFGKELKEGNRPSRALAPAGLSFGEKRVLTEEDLPEEHQRKTFLGIIGTLPEEEKRKLIYEVLSPIGHNLMVTPKEVDVFIEDMSNLLANGLNASLHTAINQDNVGFNTH; encoded by the coding sequence ATGAGTGAACAGCTAGATTTAAGTATGTATGCCGTTAGAACTGACTTGGCAATCGAAGCAAATGAATTGGCACTTAGCCAAAGAGCACATATTCAAACAGAACCGAACCAATCTCAGCTCGATGGAGTAATCATAAAGGAAAAAGAAGAAAATGGTATTAAAGTGTCTTATGTCGAAGTAACAGATAAAGGTGAAGAACTTATCGGCAAGAAAAAAGGCAAATATTTAACACTCGAAGTAATGGGTATTCGCCAGCAGGACAGCAAGCTGCAGGCGGAGGTTGAAAAATTATTTGCCAAGGAATTCTCTCAATTTCTAGCATCTAATAATATTTCTGCAGATGCCTCCTGCCTTGTAGTAGGTTTAGGTAACTGGAATGTAACTCCAGATGCACTTGGCCCACAAGTATGTGAAAATATTCTTGTGACAAGACATTTGTTTGAATTGCAGCCGCAAAACGTGGACAAAGGCTACAGACCAGTCAGCGCATTATCTCCTGGTGTTATGGGACTGACAGGAATTGAGACGAGTGACATTATTAAAGGCGTTGTGGAAAAAACGAACCCGGATTTTGTCATTGTAATTGATGCACTAGCATCAAGAAGCATCGATAGAGTTAATTCCACCATTCAAATTTCTGATACAGGTATTCATCCAGGTTCTGGTGTCGGCAATAAACGGAAAGAGTTAAGTAAGGAAACGTTAGGAAGACCAGTCATTGCAATTGGTGTTCCGACAGTTGTTGATGCTGTGTCGATTACGAGCGATACGATTGATTATATTTTGAAGCATTTTGGAAAAGAATTGAAGGAAGGGAACAGGCCTTCAAGGGCTCTAGCTCCTGCTGGGTTAAGCTTTGGAGAAAAAAGAGTGCTGACAGAAGAGGATTTACCTGAAGAGCATCAACGCAAAACATTTTTAGGTATTATTGGGACACTGCCTGAGGAAGAAAAGCGCAAGCTTATTTATGAGGTACTGTCTCCTATTGGCCACAATTTAATGGTAACTCCAAAGGAAGTGGATGTTTTCATTGAGGATATGTCCAACCTGCTCGCTAATGGTCTCAATGCATCACTGCATACTGCTATTAATCAGGATAATGTCGGTTTTAATACACACTAA
- the spoIIP gene encoding stage II sporulation protein P, whose amino-acid sequence MKPLRKKPEVYILNANVMNILPVLFMLFIVMFILVIAVTSVKQEIDMGATILKESPSEIEGSFFYSLLGSENHYFLSALSEEQQDLDISQLFIKLATNINLDDPRSLLGRELPAFSLFDSEILVAGDGTNYTNLPLESAPPQPFIEAGKEAALQRTDEIKRLEVKEKKQTAAAPTTGDKKIVYLYFSHNRESFLPYLKGVKDPNLAQHSKINITNLGDVMKEELEMKGIGTTVEKKDIQNLLNKKGWSYTQSYQGSREVVTAAMSDNRDLSYFIDIHRDSQRRKNTTTTIDGKDYAKIAFVIGGNNKNFEKNQQLAEELHGILKKKYKSLSRGVILKKGAYTNGKFNQDLSENSILVEIGGVDNTFEELNRTSKALADAFSEYYWKAESVNGN is encoded by the coding sequence ATGAAACCATTACGAAAAAAACCAGAAGTTTACATATTGAATGCCAATGTAATGAATATCCTGCCCGTGTTGTTTATGCTGTTTATTGTAATGTTTATTCTAGTGATAGCTGTTACGTCGGTGAAGCAGGAAATAGACATGGGTGCAACTATCTTAAAGGAATCACCTAGCGAGATAGAAGGTAGCTTCTTTTACTCTTTGCTCGGTTCTGAAAATCATTACTTTTTGTCTGCTCTATCAGAAGAACAGCAAGATTTAGATATAAGTCAATTGTTTATAAAGCTAGCAACGAATATTAATTTAGATGACCCAAGAAGCCTGCTTGGAAGAGAGCTTCCTGCCTTTTCTTTATTTGACAGTGAAATACTTGTAGCAGGCGATGGAACAAACTATACGAATTTGCCTCTAGAATCAGCACCTCCACAGCCATTTATTGAGGCTGGAAAAGAAGCGGCGCTGCAGCGTACGGATGAAATAAAAAGACTGGAAGTAAAAGAGAAGAAACAAACTGCAGCCGCTCCCACAACAGGCGATAAAAAAATTGTCTATTTGTATTTTTCCCATAATCGAGAATCCTTCCTGCCATACCTAAAAGGTGTTAAGGACCCAAATCTTGCTCAACACTCCAAAATAAACATCACGAACTTAGGCGATGTCATGAAAGAGGAGCTGGAAATGAAGGGGATCGGCACAACGGTTGAAAAGAAGGATATTCAAAATCTGCTCAATAAAAAAGGATGGAGCTACACCCAATCCTATCAAGGGTCAAGAGAAGTGGTAACAGCAGCAATGTCGGACAACAGAGACTTAAGTTACTTTATTGATATCCATCGTGATTCTCAAAGACGAAAAAACACAACGACTACGATTGATGGCAAGGACTATGCGAAAATTGCCTTTGTAATTGGCGGAAATAACAAGAATTTTGAAAAGAATCAGCAGCTTGCAGAAGAATTGCATGGCATCCTTAAGAAGAAATACAAGTCCTTATCAAGAGGAGTAATCTTGAAAAAAGGGGCGTATACGAATGGGAAATTTAATCAGGACTTGTCAGAAAACAGTATATTAGTTGAAATTGGCGGTGTCGACAATACGTTTGAAGAGCTGAACAGGACTTCAAAAGCTTTGGCAGATGCTTTTAGTGAGTATTATTGGAAAGCAGAGAGTGTGAACGGTAATTAA
- a CDS encoding DUF3679 domain-containing protein, with protein MKMFTLKALGIAFLMFACVLFGMQQANGGILKMKGYEDENFSSALAINNEQGGLEASILGSDVTSHDLQKKKEQMEEMKTFNLLSGIGKGVADGVSSLAQKGVDLVSGVMNKDKDTGNQP; from the coding sequence ATGAAGATGTTTACCTTGAAAGCACTTGGTATTGCCTTTTTAATGTTTGCTTGTGTGTTATTCGGTATGCAGCAGGCAAATGGAGGCATTTTAAAGATGAAGGGCTATGAAGACGAAAACTTCAGCAGTGCTTTAGCAATTAATAATGAGCAAGGCGGTTTGGAAGCATCTATATTAGGAAGTGATGTTACAAGCCATGATTTGCAAAAAAAGAAAGAGCAGATGGAGGAAATGAAAACCTTTAATCTTCTTTCCGGTATTGGGAAGGGCGTCGCTGATGGCGTCTCTTCTCTTGCTCAAAAGGGTGTCGATTTAGTCAGCGGTGTCATGAACAAGGATAAAGATACAGGTAACCAGCCATGA
- the lepA gene encoding translation elongation factor 4, whose translation MNREEMLNRQSKIRNFSIIAHIDHGKSTLADRILEKTNALTAREMKDQLLDSMDLERERGITIKLNSVQLKYKAKDGEIYTLHLIDTPGHVDFTYEVSRSLAACEGAVLVVDAAQGIEAQTLANVYLAIDNDLEIVPVINKIDLPSADPERVRNEIEEVIGLDASEAVLASAKAGIGIEDILEQVVEKVPAPQGDPEAPLKALIFDSLYDAYRGVVTYIRVVEGTVKAGDKIKMMATGKEFEVIEVGVFTPKATSTNQLSVGDVGYLTAAIKNVGDTRVGDTITSAKNGAVEALPGYRKLNPMVYCGLYPIDSSKFNDLREALEKLELNDSALQFEPETSQALGFGFRCGFLGLLHMEIIQERIEREFKIDLITTAPSVIYDVIMTDGTELKVDNPSAMPDPQKIDHIEEPYVKATMMAPNEYVGAIMELCQLKRGVFIDMQYMDETRVKIVYEIPLSEIVYDFFDQLKSNTRGYASFDYELIGYKTSTLVKMDILLNAEKVDALSFIVHKDFAYERGKLIVEKLKELIPRQQFEVPIQAAVGQKIVARSTIKAMRKNVLAKCYGGDISRKRKLLEKQKEGKKRMKQVGSVEVPQEAFMAVLRMDDTNTKNS comes from the coding sequence ATGAACAGAGAAGAAATGCTTAATAGACAATCAAAAATCCGTAATTTTTCCATCATCGCTCATATCGATCATGGAAAATCTACATTAGCAGATAGAATATTAGAAAAGACAAATGCGTTGACAGCGCGCGAAATGAAAGACCAGCTTTTAGATTCAATGGATCTTGAAAGAGAACGTGGAATTACAATCAAGCTGAATTCCGTTCAGCTTAAATATAAAGCAAAAGATGGCGAAATTTATACACTGCATTTGATTGATACACCGGGACATGTCGACTTTACATATGAAGTTTCCCGAAGCCTGGCTGCTTGTGAAGGGGCTGTGCTTGTTGTGGATGCCGCTCAAGGGATTGAAGCGCAAACACTTGCGAATGTGTATTTGGCAATTGATAATGACTTGGAAATAGTTCCGGTTATTAATAAAATTGACTTGCCGAGTGCTGACCCTGAACGTGTTCGTAACGAAATTGAAGAAGTTATAGGCTTGGATGCTTCTGAGGCAGTTCTTGCTTCTGCAAAGGCTGGCATTGGCATCGAAGATATCCTAGAACAGGTGGTAGAAAAGGTTCCTGCACCTCAAGGAGATCCGGAAGCACCGCTGAAAGCACTTATTTTCGACAGCCTTTATGACGCATACAGAGGTGTTGTCACGTATATTCGTGTTGTCGAAGGTACAGTTAAAGCAGGCGATAAAATTAAAATGATGGCAACAGGCAAAGAATTTGAAGTAATTGAGGTCGGCGTATTTACGCCAAAGGCTACCAGTACAAATCAACTGTCTGTTGGTGATGTTGGCTACCTTACAGCAGCAATTAAAAATGTCGGTGATACAAGAGTCGGTGACACGATAACTAGCGCGAAAAACGGCGCAGTTGAAGCACTGCCAGGGTACCGCAAGTTAAACCCGATGGTATATTGCGGCTTATATCCAATCGATAGCTCGAAATTCAATGACCTTCGTGAAGCGTTGGAAAAGCTTGAACTTAATGATTCTGCGCTTCAATTTGAACCAGAAACTTCTCAAGCATTAGGCTTTGGTTTCCGTTGTGGTTTCTTAGGACTGCTTCACATGGAAATCATCCAGGAAAGAATTGAACGAGAATTTAAAATTGACTTAATTACAACAGCTCCAAGTGTAATTTATGATGTAATTATGACAGATGGAACAGAATTAAAGGTGGACAATCCATCAGCAATGCCTGATCCACAAAAAATTGATCATATTGAAGAGCCTTATGTGAAGGCGACAATGATGGCTCCGAACGAATATGTTGGAGCAATCATGGAGCTTTGCCAGTTGAAACGCGGCGTGTTTATTGATATGCAGTATATGGATGAAACTCGTGTCAAAATCGTTTATGAAATTCCGCTGTCTGAAATCGTCTATGACTTCTTTGATCAGCTTAAATCTAATACAAGAGGGTATGCATCGTTCGACTATGAGCTTATCGGCTACAAAACGTCTACGCTCGTGAAAATGGATATCCTTCTGAATGCAGAAAAGGTTGATGCGTTAAGCTTTATCGTCCATAAGGACTTTGCTTATGAAAGAGGAAAACTCATCGTTGAAAAGCTGAAGGAACTTATTCCGCGTCAACAGTTTGAAGTGCCTATTCAAGCTGCTGTCGGTCAGAAGATCGTTGCACGTTCAACAATCAAAGCGATGCGTAAAAATGTATTGGCGAAGTGTTATGGCGGTGATATATCCCGTAAGCGTAAATTGCTAGAGAAGCAAAAAGAAGGTAAAAAACGAATGAAGCAAGTCGGATCTGTAGAAGTGCCGCAAGAAGCATTTATGGCCGTATTGCGCATGGATGATACCAATACGAAAAATTCATGA
- the hemW gene encoding radical SAM family heme chaperone HemW, whose amino-acid sequence MIKAAYIHIPFCEHICHYCDFNKVFLKGQPVDEYLDALEKEIKLTAAKNQHALSTVFVGGGTPTSLNAKQLERLCAIISENLVLDKNAEYTFEANPGDLAPDKLKALYDGGVNRLSFGVQSFNDELLQRIGRTHRAKDVFSSVEAANKIGFDNISIDLMYSLPGQTVEDFAATLKQAFTLDIQHFSGYSLIIEPKTVFYNLLRKGKLLTPGEDAEATMYRLLMEEMEKHGYKQYEISNFAKDGYESIHNITYWNNAEYYGFGAGAHGYVNGYRRSNFGPLKKYMEPLAEGNLPLLDNHKVTRTEQMEEELFLGLRKNNGVSLKSFKQKYNQDIEILFAEELKGLLERGLISMDDGNLKLTYNGRFLGNEVFQSFIGIL is encoded by the coding sequence TTGATTAAAGCAGCATATATCCATATCCCATTTTGTGAACATATATGTCATTACTGTGATTTTAATAAAGTGTTTCTTAAGGGTCAGCCTGTGGACGAATATTTGGACGCCTTAGAAAAGGAAATCAAGCTGACAGCAGCTAAGAACCAACATGCACTTTCAACCGTTTTTGTCGGAGGAGGTACACCGACAAGCTTAAATGCTAAGCAGTTGGAGCGATTATGTGCAATTATTAGTGAAAATCTTGTTTTAGACAAAAATGCTGAATATACATTTGAGGCAAACCCTGGAGATTTGGCTCCAGATAAACTGAAGGCTCTGTATGATGGTGGGGTCAATCGTTTAAGCTTTGGTGTGCAATCCTTTAACGATGAATTGTTGCAGCGAATTGGAAGAACGCACCGGGCAAAGGATGTTTTTTCTTCTGTTGAAGCAGCGAACAAAATCGGATTTGACAATATTAGCATCGACTTAATGTACAGTTTACCAGGTCAAACAGTGGAGGATTTTGCGGCAACATTAAAGCAGGCCTTCACATTAGATATTCAGCATTTTTCTGGGTACTCACTGATTATTGAGCCGAAAACGGTATTTTATAATCTTCTTCGTAAGGGTAAGCTTTTAACACCAGGTGAAGATGCTGAAGCAACGATGTACCGTCTTCTTATGGAGGAAATGGAGAAACATGGCTACAAACAGTATGAAATAAGCAATTTTGCCAAAGATGGTTATGAAAGTATTCATAACATCACCTATTGGAACAATGCAGAATACTATGGCTTCGGCGCAGGAGCTCATGGTTATGTTAACGGATATCGCCGTTCTAATTTTGGTCCATTGAAGAAATATATGGAGCCTCTTGCAGAAGGGAACCTGCCGCTTCTTGATAATCATAAGGTTACCAGAACAGAACAAATGGAAGAAGAGCTGTTTTTAGGTTTAAGAAAAAACAATGGTGTTAGCTTAAAATCCTTTAAACAAAAATATAATCAAGACATCGAGATACTATTTGCAGAAGAACTGAAAGGGCTGTTGGAAAGAGGGTTAATTTCCATGGATGATGGAAATTTAAAGCTAACATACAACGGACGTTTCCTAGGAAACGAAGTGTTCCAATCATTCATTGGAATTCTTTAA
- the hrcA gene encoding heat-inducible transcriptional repressor HrcA gives MLTDRQLLILQVIVDDFIASAQPVGSRSLSKKPEISFSSATIRNEMADLEESGFLEKTHSSSGRIPSEKGYRFYVDHLLLPQKLRKEDVLTLNSVFAEKIYELENMVQRSAKILSELTNYTTIVLGPAVKENKLKKIQIVPLNAQTAIAIIVTDTGHVENKMFHLPESTDANDIEKLVNILNERLAGVSIEKLHNKIYKEVASLLKLHINHYDLFLNSIYDAVKIDTHEKLFFGGKTNMLSQPEFHDVNKIRDLLTMIEKEEGIHDLIRNNSTDISIKIGTENNVSAMENCSVISASYSLGKKQLGSIAILGPTRMEYSRVVSLLNLMTHDLTKVLTRLYQN, from the coding sequence GTGTTAACAGATCGTCAATTATTGATACTGCAAGTGATTGTTGATGATTTTATAGCATCTGCTCAGCCGGTTGGTTCAAGAAGCCTGTCGAAAAAGCCCGAGATATCCTTTAGCTCTGCCACTATCAGAAATGAAATGGCTGATTTGGAGGAGTCTGGTTTTTTGGAAAAGACTCATTCTTCATCTGGACGAATTCCGAGTGAAAAGGGCTATCGTTTTTATGTAGATCACTTATTATTGCCGCAAAAGCTTCGCAAAGAAGATGTGTTGACACTGAATTCCGTTTTTGCTGAAAAGATTTACGAATTGGAAAATATGGTCCAAAGATCAGCGAAAATACTGTCAGAGTTAACAAACTATACGACAATAGTGTTGGGTCCTGCTGTTAAGGAAAACAAGCTGAAAAAAATTCAAATCGTCCCATTAAATGCTCAAACAGCGATAGCCATTATCGTAACAGATACAGGACATGTCGAAAATAAAATGTTTCATTTGCCGGAATCTACTGATGCAAATGACATTGAAAAGCTTGTGAATATCCTTAATGAAAGACTTGCCGGAGTCTCTATCGAGAAGCTGCACAACAAAATTTATAAGGAAGTTGCTTCCTTATTAAAACTTCATATTAATCATTATGATTTATTTTTGAATTCTATCTACGATGCTGTTAAAATCGATACTCATGAGAAGCTTTTCTTTGGCGGCAAAACAAATATGCTGAGCCAGCCTGAATTTCATGATGTCAATAAGATTAGAGATTTGTTGACCATGATCGAAAAAGAGGAAGGCATCCATGATTTGATCCGTAATAATTCAACAGATATCAGCATTAAAATCGGTACGGAAAACAATGTTTCAGCAATGGAAAACTGCAGCGTCATTTCTGCTTCCTATTCATTAGGAAAAAAACAGCTTGGCTCCATTGCGATATTGGGTCCTACGAGGATGGAATACTCTAGGGTTGTCAGCCTGCTTAACTTGATGACACATGATCTCACAAAAGTGTTGACAAGGCTGTATCAAAACTAA
- the grpE gene encoding nucleotide exchange factor GrpE, with protein MLAEDKTTMNEELQEEVAADEKTEAVFEEVKQEETTADAQEGSDSLDKDLQAANAKIAELEAKVESESNRYLRLQADFDNSRRRAKLDLEAAQTYRAQSIVMDLLPAIDNFERAMKVEATEEQAKSLYTGMEMVYRGLLDALEKEGVQVIESVGTEFDPHLHQAVMQVEVEGTEPNIVVEEFQKGYKLKDRVIRPAMVKVSQ; from the coding sequence ATGTTGGCAGAAGATAAAACAACGATGAATGAAGAGCTACAAGAGGAAGTCGCAGCTGATGAAAAGACGGAAGCGGTCTTTGAAGAAGTGAAGCAAGAGGAAACGACTGCTGATGCCCAAGAAGGGTCAGACTCACTTGATAAGGATCTTCAGGCAGCAAATGCTAAAATTGCTGAACTTGAGGCGAAAGTTGAAAGTGAATCAAACCGCTATTTACGTCTTCAAGCAGATTTTGATAATTCCCGCCGCAGGGCAAAGCTTGATTTAGAAGCGGCGCAAACATATAGAGCACAAAGCATCGTTATGGATTTGCTACCAGCAATCGATAACTTTGAAAGAGCTATGAAGGTTGAAGCGACTGAAGAACAAGCAAAAAGTTTATACACTGGTATGGAAATGGTATACAGAGGGTTGTTGGATGCACTTGAAAAAGAGGGTGTTCAAGTAATCGAGTCTGTCGGAACTGAATTTGATCCCCATCTACATCAAGCAGTAATGCAGGTAGAAGTGGAAGGTACAGAACCTAATATTGTAGTAGAAGAGTTCCAAAAAGGCTACAAATTAAAAGACAGAGTTATCAGACCAGCTATGGTTAAGGTTAGTCAGTAA
- the dnaK gene encoding molecular chaperone DnaK codes for MSKIIGIDLGTTNSCVAVLEGGEPKVIPNPEGNRTAPSVVAFKNGERQVGEVAKRQSITNPNTIMSIKRHMGTDYKVEVEGKNYSPQEVSAIILQYLKGYAEEYLGETVTKAVITVPAYFNDAERQATKDAGKIAGLEVERIINEPTAAALAYGLDKTEEDQTILVYDLGGGTFDVSILELGDGVFEVKSTAGDNRLGGDDFDQVIIDYLVDQFKKENGIDLSKDKMALQRLKDAAEKAKKDLSGVASTQISLPFITAGEAGPLHLEVTLSRAKFEEISADLVERTMGPTRQALKDAGLSASEIDKVILVGGSTRIPAVQEAIKKETGKEPHKGVNPDEVVAMGAAIQGGVITGDVKDVVLLDVTPLSLGIETMGGVFTKLIDRNTTIPTSKSQVFSTAADSQTAVDIHVLQGERQMAADNKTLGRFQLADIPPAPRGIPQIEVSFDIDKNGIVNVRAKDLGTNKEQTITIKSSTGLSDEEIDKMVREAEENAEADKKRKEEVELRNEADQLVFTTEKTLKDLEGKVDEEEVAKANEAKDALKEAIEKNELEEIRAKKDALQEIVQNLSAKLYEEAAKQAQAAQGAEGQSAGKDDDAVDAEFEEVKDDK; via the coding sequence ATGAGTAAAATTATTGGAATTGATTTAGGTACAACAAACTCATGTGTTGCTGTATTGGAAGGCGGAGAACCAAAAGTTATCCCAAATCCAGAAGGTAACCGCACAGCTCCATCTGTAGTTGCATTTAAAAATGGAGAGCGTCAAGTTGGGGAAGTGGCAAAACGCCAATCTATTACAAACCCAAACACAATCATGTCTATCAAACGTCATATGGGTACAGACTACAAAGTTGAGGTAGAAGGCAAAAACTATTCTCCTCAAGAGGTATCTGCTATTATCCTTCAATATTTGAAAGGTTATGCAGAAGAATATCTTGGCGAAACAGTAACAAAGGCTGTTATTACAGTTCCTGCTTACTTCAATGATGCAGAACGTCAAGCTACTAAGGATGCAGGTAAAATTGCTGGTCTTGAAGTAGAACGTATCATCAATGAGCCAACTGCAGCAGCACTTGCATATGGACTTGATAAAACAGAAGAAGATCAAACAATTCTAGTATATGACCTTGGTGGCGGTACTTTCGACGTTTCCATCCTTGAATTGGGTGACGGTGTATTCGAAGTAAAGTCAACTGCTGGTGACAACCGTCTAGGTGGAGACGACTTCGACCAAGTAATCATTGATTACTTAGTAGATCAATTCAAAAAAGAAAACGGTATTGACTTAAGCAAGGATAAAATGGCTCTTCAACGTCTTAAAGACGCTGCTGAAAAAGCGAAAAAAGACTTGTCTGGTGTAGCTTCTACACAAATTTCACTTCCATTTATCACTGCAGGAGAAGCTGGCCCGCTTCATTTAGAAGTAACGCTATCTCGTGCTAAATTTGAAGAAATTTCTGCTGATTTAGTTGAACGTACAATGGGTCCAACTCGCCAAGCATTAAAAGATGCTGGTTTAAGTGCTTCTGAAATTGATAAAGTAATCCTTGTTGGTGGTTCTACTCGTATACCTGCTGTACAAGAAGCAATCAAAAAAGAAACAGGTAAAGAGCCTCATAAAGGTGTTAACCCTGACGAAGTAGTTGCAATGGGTGCAGCTATCCAAGGTGGAGTTATCACTGGTGACGTTAAAGACGTTGTTCTTCTTGACGTAACACCATTATCATTGGGAATTGAAACAATGGGCGGCGTGTTCACAAAGCTTATTGACCGTAACACAACAATCCCAACATCTAAGTCACAAGTGTTCTCAACTGCTGCTGACAGCCAAACGGCTGTTGACATCCATGTGCTTCAAGGGGAGCGCCAAATGGCTGCTGACAATAAAACATTAGGTAGATTCCAATTGGCAGATATTCCGCCAGCACCACGTGGAATTCCACAAATTGAAGTAAGCTTTGATATCGATAAAAACGGTATTGTGAATGTTCGTGCGAAAGACCTTGGAACAAATAAAGAGCAAACAATCACAATCAAATCTTCAACAGGTTTATCTGACGAAGAAATCGACAAAATGGTTAGAGAAGCAGAAGAAAACGCGGAAGCTGATAAAAAGCGCAAAGAGGAAGTTGAATTGCGCAATGAAGCAGATCAATTAGTGTTCACTACAGAAAAAACACTAAAAGATTTGGAAGGCAAAGTGGATGAAGAAGAAGTAGCAAAAGCTAATGAAGCAAAAGATGCGCTTAAAGAAGCAATCGAGAAAAACGAATTAGAAGAAATTCGTGCGAAAAAGGATGCGCTACAAGAAATCGTTCAAAATCTTTCTGCTAAGCTTTATGAAGAAGCAGCGAAACAAGCTCAAGCAGCACAAGGTGCTGAAGGGCAATCAGCTGGTAAAGATGATGATGCAGTAGATGCAGAATTTGAAGAAGTAAAAGACGACAAATAA